The Desulfovibrio sp. ZJ209 nucleotide sequence GACAGCCTCACCCGCCTCCGGCTCGCGGTGGTGTCCATCTCCAACAGCGAGCGCCACTTGCGCTCGCGCATGGACAAGTGCTGCCTGATGCTCGAAGCCGTCTCTCCCGAAGAAATGATCGACAGCGAGGTGGAGATCTATGCCGCTGATTGACGCCGTGCCCGAAAAATGGCGCGGCGACGCCCGCCGCGTGGCCGACGCCGTGCGCGGCCTTGACCGTGTGCTCATCGCGGCCCACGTCAACCTTGATGGCGACGCCCTGGGCTCCATGGCGGCCGCCGGCTGGATCTTCCGGGCCCTGGGGCGCGAGTTCACGCTCTACAGCCCTACCGGCCTCCCGGCCACGCTGGACTTTTTGCCCCTGCCGGCGAAACTCCACACCAGCCTCTCGCACCTGCCCTTCGCGCCCGAGAGCGCGCTTTTGCTCGACTGCGACAGCCCCGGCCGCCTCGGCCGCGAGCTCGCGGCCCGCGTGGCCGACTTCCCGAGCGTCAATATCGACCACCACCTCGGCGGCCCGGGCATGGGCACGGTGGCCAACTGGGTGACGCCCGAGGCCGCGGCCACGGCGCAGCTCATGGCCTGCCTGGCCCTGGCCCTCGGCGAGCCGCTGACGGGCGGGCTTGCCGATTCCGTGGCGCTCGGGCTCATCACCGACACCGGCGGCTTCTGCCACGGCAATACCAGCGCCGATGTCTTCGAGCTTTGCGCGCTGCTCTCCCGCGGCGGCTGCCGCATCTCCGACCTGCGCGAGCAATTGGACAGCGGCTGGAGCATGGGCCGCGTCCACCTCTGGAGCCGCCTGCTCGGCCGCGTGCGCCTCGCCTGCGACGAGCGCGTGGCCGTGTGCCCGGTCTTCCGTGAGGACATGCGCGAGTGCCACGCCACCAAGGAGGAAATGGAAGGCCTGGTGGACTGGTTCAGGCGCATCAAGGGCGTGCGCGTGGCCGCGCTGTTGCGGGAGGAAGGGGAGGAAAGCTGCAAGTTCAGCCTGCGCTCGCGCGGCTGGGTGGACGTGCGCGTCATGGCCCAGGCCCTCGGCGGGGGCGGCCACCGCAATGCCGCCGGCGGCACCATCGACCTGCCCATGGCCGCGGCCGAGGGCGTGCTGCTCGAGACCGTGGGCGCGGCCCTGGCC carries:
- a CDS encoding DUF503 domain-containing protein → MFVAVLTVEFSLDGNDNLKAKRRVANSLKQKARNTFNVAVAEAGTEDSLTRLRLAVVSISNSERHLRSRMDKCCLMLEAVSPEEMIDSEVEIYAAD
- a CDS encoding DHHA1 domain-containing protein — encoded protein: MPLIDAVPEKWRGDARRVADAVRGLDRVLIAAHVNLDGDALGSMAAAGWIFRALGREFTLYSPTGLPATLDFLPLPAKLHTSLSHLPFAPESALLLDCDSPGRLGRELAARVADFPSVNIDHHLGGPGMGTVANWVTPEAAATAQLMACLALALGEPLTGGLADSVALGLITDTGGFCHGNTSADVFELCALLSRGGCRISDLREQLDSGWSMGRVHLWSRLLGRVRLACDERVAVCPVFREDMRECHATKEEMEGLVDWFRRIKGVRVAALLREEGEESCKFSLRSRGWVDVRVMAQALGGGGHRNAAGGTIDLPMAAAEGVLLETVGAALAAQEAAR